One Perca flavescens isolate YP-PL-M2 chromosome 5, PFLA_1.0, whole genome shotgun sequence genomic window, tttttttcacctgggtctaacattaggagagttagcgtagagtagcgttatcagctaaatagcttagcgcaggggctaatggacccacgtttgtatctcgtaaatgaccccactaataatgcccgaaatgataccaaacttctacactggtagaaataggttatgcactcataaaacgatggattggaaagtttgtaagtaaaccaggagtttatgaacacttgcctgctctcttctgctctctgctgctgctgctgctacctgcagttagacgagtgcttagggctgtctacaaattactacaccgaaaagagatacaacaaaaatatttattaatttaatgattaaataaggtaatgtctccaaacttacctaaattattacttgtctcctgctagttatactacagcacttacttaaaaaaaaaaaaagttaaattaaaaaatatttttgttgcatctcttttcggtgttgtaatttgtagacgtccctaagctagggtctcacagcagcaacaacaacagcagagagcagaagccagcaggcaagtgttatttacataaacttctggtgtacttacaaactttacaatccatcgttttatgagtgcataacctatatgtactagtgtagaagtttggtataatttcgggcattattagtagGGTAACTTATGAGATACAAatgtggatccattagcccctgcgctaagctattcagctgataacgctactctacgcttactctcccaatgttcgacccaggtgaaaaaagcttctgggtgagtgtttggctcgaggtcatggtgcaaaggaccctaattactccgaaccatcactttgaGCCTGTTGTTAAcctgctagtctcgcattgccagaccttcctccacagcgctgaggaggagggtctggctagtccacacaacattccgcgatgggagaaaaacatgctctggtttattggcatttctttaaaccaatcacaatcgtcttgggcggagctaagtgccggacggagccCCAGGGCCTCTgcaaaaatagcctcgggaaggaacttgttttggagtttaaaattccaacacaaataAAAGGGGAAtgtaacggatatccggccgtaaaaagggacatccggcggaatttccggtgaCAACGGaccaatcctggaagtggaacgtcgtggactATGACCTTGCTAAccccctcttttctcctcctgACGCAAGCCCTAGCAAAGGAAACTCTGAAACGCTATGAAGTCATGATATATTACGTCACCCTCTGTCCTCCTGCCGCGCTTTACCTGTTGAAGGCATCTGGCAGGGTGGTGGGGTATGACAACGAACTCTTCTCTTCACTGGGAAGCTTCTGTTCTACATTTAAGGTGTGATCGTCAACAACCACTGACATCATGGCAGGCAGGAAGCGGGTCACCACTTCCAGATCCTGAGAGTAGGCACACAGGAAAGACAAATTGACATCAACATCTTACAGTCAAAACAAAAGATACAAAAAGAGTTTTCTTTCGCAGTGACTTGATGTGATTCTATGAGCCGATGCACAGATACACCCGAGGCGTATCCTGTACGTACCAAACGAGGCTCTTTGAAAACCTGGCTGTCAATCATGTCCCACGCCCCTTGACCAAGTGACAgcatcctcagcagcagcatcaAGTCTGGACTGTCCTGttcacaaacacagatacaacaaCTTGaaacttaataataatatacagttcAAAACTagatttaagaaaacaatactTGACCAATACAGAAAGGAGGAGACCTTAATATATAGGAATTGTGTAAGTGTATTGTTgtatgacctacaattttctatgctgtattataataataataataataataataataatatattattatacgATACTGTTAAGTAGTGGTAGGACTATATAAGCATTATACTTCTGCGTGCTCCTTCTTGAAcctgttctttttttgttctttggtAAAAATCCGATTGATTCGTCAAAAACCTTCTGTTGATACaacggggtgtgtgtgtgtgtgtgtgtgtgtgtgtgtgtgtgtgtgtgtgtgtgtgaagggacTTTATAGTGAAAACACATTTAATTGTGCTGGAGAATCACATATTGGAATGGCCTTGGTGTTAtaccaataataataaagtcTTTTATGgggtttttccattacatggtatcTGCTCTacttgccttttttggttttccattatgaaaaaacgTGCCTCGTACCTGCccacaggtactttttttagtatcacctcagtcgaggttccaagtgagctgagccgataccaaaaggtgacgtgaaaacctgcagactactgattggtcagagagaattgtCACTAAttactgcgtcatcattgctagcgacagacgggggtgtccttaacacacccgccatttttaaatagtttggcCAGCGGTgggtttttttgctgcttttttttgtcttgccgagagtcaaaaacaacacacctcttcgatgttctgtgtgtgtgtcgcgttaggtcatggcagtttcctgcggtgccgctatgacgaccagctaccctcgcctcacgcatgaggcggtactaaagctacaatggaaaaaggaggacggaGCACCGTGGCCGAGTCGAGCCCAGCTGGTACTAGCAGAGGGTAAGCGCCATTAGACTTGGCATACACTATTTAAACAATAGCAATAGAAAtgtaccctggaaatccagagttctcccaagagcacaatttgaattttctcagcgagtcactctggcattcagtaatgatgctcattaactatgcccttgtagccgagctgcaccaatcacatcggtgtatctgatatatgCGGGCCAGAgacgagctaaacagatgacaacattttaatctaccagttccgctggtagctaagcgtatggggccctggatacgtcaccctgtgtattgttgtaattggtcgtagtgttatccaattgcgtgcagtgagattttcaaatgcatgcttggtgccgcccctcaagttgggccattttcattactcagtgCCAGACCCTCATTTGGTATGAACACTGTAGTCTTAGCGTCAAAGCTTCAGTGCTTACTAGTGGTAAAACAGTTACAGTTAgagactaatcggtcgttttggtcttagtcaacttagatctctttagtccattagtcatgtttgatgcttttttcatgctgaatgacttatttccaagaaacttaagagcacatctctggtaaacacaagaattaagggttgacattttacctaatagatatcaccgtgaaacctactttgattactttcattaaggcaattatttgttgtattacacgttttctgaaatgctgtgtttaaatatgcaaaggaggcattatcttattcaatatatgcatcattttgcatgactcttggcggagaaactcagatttacagatctgtcgattaaatcaactaatcgattagtcgatacaattgaatgaatgttagtcaactaagaatttcttcaatcgaacacagcccTACTCAATAGTTGCTCAAACAAAAGTTTTTTGCCAAATACATAATTGGTGAAGCATTTGCAGGTTCCAGCTTCAGacatctgttttatatcattaaGAATATAACaatgtttcctctatgttgattttgtagtggcgacccaccatggcaaaatttctgccaccacggtatcagaaatagggctgtaccaAAAATGTAGttgcggttgccttttaaattaacAAGTACAACTATTCAGAGATTATTGGGCCTGTCCAGTTTAACgccacatactgttgtgctgATGTAGTACTGTCAAAATGTTTGCTTTCTTCCGAGTTGACTATTAAATTAACAGCTCCACGAAAAACAGTCCGTTCTAAGTGTAGACCTGTTGTAGATGTTAAGTGCCCTATAGttcctcaaaaaatacagttcaatcacaactgaaaatatgcctcattgcgTGTGAATAAgtggtgaataaatatatttgtgtgtgttgcagcgaagtgtcagttccgtttcaGGTTACACAATCAAAACTAGCTCTTATTTTTCTCTGATGCTTCCGCTACCGTGTTTTACAGCAACACTATTAGACCATTTCATCTGTATTCATTAAATGagccctgtggagttttcttgtaaatgAACACACGtgtgtttacattcagtgttactCCCAAAAACATCCTTGAGATCAAACAAACATGCTGAgtgcatttccttcctcataaaacatttgccaAAGCAGCAAATGTCAAATCGGTAGAAAACCATGACACCGCCGGCGTGATTGTGCATAATGTCGCCTGCATCCTCGTGCACAGCATCCTCACCCTGGGTAAAGCGTCCTGACTCAGCAGCTCTTGCAGGTTCCTCATGATACTCAGGACCAGGGTGTTACAAGCAAACGGGTCACACAGGATCATGGACAGGTCCCTGGAATGCACAGAAACTCTCCACAGGTTAATTCCTCCATTCATCAGATGACGAACAGCGCTGTTTGTGAACTTAAACCCATCCCCTCATCGGTTACCCAAGGACTTGCTCTTGTCCTTTCTTCACTCCATCTAGGAAACCTTGCAGCTCTCTGGCTCGCTTGCCGTCCACGAACTTCTCACGGATGCAAGCGTCCAAACACCAAGTGAACTGTCACAGCacacaacagagacacaaaagaaaatgtaacgCAAAGCTAAAACACAGGACATACTAGTCTTGAGCCGGTGTGAACATTTTCAAACCGGTTTGATATCCAATCAAACACCCGACTGGTATCCCGGGTTTTACCACTTGGATTTGGACTTGTCTCAGTCGATCCGAAGTGAGACTGATGAGAGAGCCCAGATGTTACTATTGACCCATTATGCCGGTTATCCTCGAATGTAGGATTGTAAATACATGAAGCCCATGACTGAAAGGGAATaggatgatttaaaaaaaatatttgtatgtattcttttatttcattttaaggtTTGGATATCTGTGAACACTTATTTGCACTGAAAATAGATTCTGATATTGCTGAACATTATTGCGTTGCTGCATAAAAGCAACGCATCATTGCTGATGATAACCTAACTGTTCTAATAAGTCTACATTGTGAAGCAACACTTACTGTGTTTGCATTGaatgatattttacaaaaatacactGAATTACAAGGCTGTAGAGAACAGTGCGCTATTGCAGAAATATATACTACGGTttcaattacattattttaatatagtcCGCCGTGAAGTAAAGTGGGGCTGAAAATAAATCCCACTCTGGCCCTGAGAGAGCCCATAATTAGAGTGTAGCAACTCCAGAGCCATtagattataatatatatatatatatatatatatatatatatatatatatataataaccaTTTAGCATAAAATCAAACCGGTATAGCCTCCTACACCGGACCGATGAAACCTGACCCAACTCCAGGGGCTAGTTATAATTGCTCTTTAAatatttcatgtaaagcactatgAATTGCCttgctgctgaaatgtgctaaacAAACAAAGCCGCCTTGCTTATGTAGTGCTACAACGGTGTTACTAAACTGATTCCCAATCACGGTTTGTGTCCTAACCTTATGGCAAGGGTCCACAGAGCAGATCTCGCTGATGTCCAGGTCGTGAAGAGACATCAACAGCTCTGCTCTCAGTGTGCAGTAGTGGACATTTCGCGTTCGCAGGAAGAGTGTTCGTAAAAACTGCAGCACCATGTCGTATAGCTTCACGTTCTTTCCAATCATCTGTGTCAGCTTCAAGACcacctacaacaacaacaaaaggttGAACAAcaacaccatcatcatcatgtcTCAAAGACTTTGATTATTGTTGATCAGATATCTAACGTGATGACTGGGACTCACCTCGCCCTGGCGTCGTGTTTTGGGGGAAGGGCTGAAGAAATTGTGTAGGATGGAGAGGTCACTGCTGAACAGAGCTGCTTCCTTCTCCACGATGTACTGCTTGAGAAGGGGTGAGACTTCATCCCCAAACAGAGCCTGGTTGTCCTGCCAGATCTGCCTTTTCACCTCCACAGCACACACCTTGTACAACTCCTTGTCAGCCATCACCATCTTCAGTTTCTTCTCTGGCACCTGCAGGTGGGAGCATGTGGTAAAGATTAAAGGCAGGGTGCTCTTTACATTTTGCTACGCCAATTTGAAGATTTTGGGTCAACAATTTGCTTTGTACTAaaatgaaatttggtacaggcATTCATGGTTTCCAGAGGGTATAAGTATTTGTATTTACTGCAGTTAATGACAAGATAGAAAAGTGTTAAGTTGGGTTGAGATCTAGACTGTGTAGGCCAAAATGACTTTCGCCCAGTAGCCCTGGCATCAGTAGGGATGAAGAGCTTTGAAAGGCTCATTCTCACTAAACTGCACGTGGAGGTTAGTGGCTCTACTGACCCACTTTAATTTGCCTACCAGAAGGACAGAGGCGTTGATGACGCAGTTATGACGCTGCAGCACAACGTCCACACGCACCTGGAGAAACCAGGGAACTTTATTGACTTCTCAAGTGCATTTAATACTGTGCAGCCTTACCTCTCGGGCCAAAAGCTCCAGAAATTGGGTGTCAGCCCACTAGAGGATATATACCCGAAACGAGCCCGTCGGGACCCGACGGAATCTGACGGGTTGGGCcgggtttggacagatatttaggaatgatgttcgggttcagGTTGGGCtaggtcacatcagcgcgataaggcattcaacattttaaatttaaaacagcttattatgtaggtgcgcgcctgtgttaatgTGCGCTTGTTTCCCAGTGTGCGCTGaagcgctcatctgttgacatttccgaacgCCTTCCTAcggttgcttaataaaagcgggctttccacacaaacaaacgtacgtGTCATTAGCATGATAAAAATACAAGATTtgaactgtgtcgggctcgggctggGTACGGTTACTTCTCTCTTGGACACGGGCcgggacagaaaaatgcggcccgatccgcactctaccGCCCACACCTGACCATGTGGGTCCTCTCCTTCCTCACAGACAGACGGCAGCTGGTGAGATTTAATGGCCAGTGCAGCTGAGTCAGAACCATCTCCACAGGTTGTCCTCAAGGCTCTGTGATCTCCCCAGTCTTGTTCACCCTATATACCAATGAGTGGGTGctcggatagctcagttggtagagcgggcgcccctATTTATAGAGGTTTACAACACCTGTACTTTCCTCGGAAGCTACTAAGATCCAAACGAGCCATGTCCACCTTCGTGCCAGTATCCATCAGACTGTTGAACAAACTTGATCAAAATTGCAAAATTGATCCAGACTTCGACCTATTCTCCCTACCCACCCCTGTACTCCTACCATCAGGGTTTTAAgctttttagtattttttaagtatttattattgttattattgtctATGTACTGTTGTATGTTGTGTCTAAATGTGCCTGACCACAAACGGAAGTTCCCTCACGGGAAAAATAAAGTTCTTTTGATTTTGACAGCACATGATTTCCATCTTATCAAATCGTTTAGAAGTCCCATATAAACCGTGAGGGGAGAGCATTGACCTTTTGAAAAAGAGCACTCACCTCCGGATAACAATATTTCATTACGTGATGAAGTCACTTAGATCTTTTCCGCTTGACATTTTGATCCAAAAATCAGCTGGGCCTGCTTGCTACATTTTTACCGATTTTAccaactttgtttctctcactatgactctagagtcggtactcgctctgAAACTAATCACCGTCAATCtttctaccacacactccccacgcaaacacacatgccggccctgctattctcttaaaaaGATTgatgcacacaccaacgcaaGAGTATAaccttcaggccacttacgcaggctatggcgaaagctctgcgtggagcctctgcaGAAGCAGAAATCACGCTTAAAGGATAACTACcagttttttcaacctggaccctattttcctatgtttttgtgtctaaatgactgatgggaacaacaatctttgaaattggtacAGTATTAAGTAAGAACGCTGCAGTTggcagtggcaaaacaagctataatgtaagttaatagggcaattgtccagcttgtctttgccttcacaaaagtgctgctttagccactgacaggctcagattaatattctaacaGTCTGACGACGTAATACATTGCTATTTTTAGTCTTTAACATGAAAGAAATAGCCCTAAAGACACTTGCCTTGGGTAGATGCTTCAGCACCTGCATTACCACTGGCTGAATGGATGGCATTTTGACAAGGGGGAAGCTCTTCTCCAGCAGCTCTTCAAGCTTCCCATATCTGTAAGGagattgaaagaaaaacaaagcacAATAGCATCCAAGCTGGTTCCTTCAAAATGTTAATACAATTCCTCAAAGTCCATTCAACCAATGCCACACCTGTCCTCCTCCTTGCCCTCTGCAATGGTGGCGACTCGCTCCATCAGCTTGTCTCGAAGCTCGTCAAAGACAGACTGGTGGAACTCCAGCCGAGGCGTTCCATGGAGGTCGAGGAAGGGAAGAGCAGACTGGAGGGTCGGCAGCAGGATGCCATTTTCCATCTGCAGACAGGTAACGCATCAAAGACTTGTCAGAGATAAGGTCTAGCTGTACAGTAGCTGGTCATTCAGAGCCAGCTGAATAAATGTTTCCTTGCTTATTGGCAATGGCTGATTTCAGGAAAAACACAACTTAAGACATTTGCCACTCCAGGGACATCTTTTAGAAACATTAATGGCATACAAATGACCAAATATATTTAACAGTGATGATATGAATCAGTAGTAGCAGCTTCAGTAATCCTGAAACTACTTGCATATTGTAAATAATCCCTCTGTTAAAGCCATTATTTATACATTTCTGCTGGAAGCTTTGATGCATTTTGATGTATTTGTAATAAACAGATGAGACAATTATGAAAACAAAAGCACAATATTACTAATGTTACCTAGAGACACAATACAATTTGGATAATACTGAGAACACTTATTTCTCTGGGAAATAGTAACGTTAGTT contains:
- the nelfb gene encoding negative elongation factor B is translated as MFAGLPELGISNGEDLKETLTNCTEPLKAIDQFQMENGILLPTLQSALPFLDLHGTPRLEFHQSVFDELRDKLMERVATIAEGKEEDRYGKLEELLEKSFPLVKMPSIQPVVMQVLKHLPKVPEKKLKMVMADKELYKVCAVEVKRQIWQDNQALFGDEVSPLLKQYIVEKEAALFSSDLSILHNFFSPSPKTRRQGEVVLKLTQMIGKNVKLYDMVLQFLRTLFLRTRNVHYCTLRAELLMSLHDLDISEICSVDPCHKFTWCLDACIREKFVDGKRARELQGFLDGVKKGQEQVLGDLSMILCDPFACNTLVLSIMRNLQELLSQDALPRDSPDLMLLLRMLSLGQGAWDMIDSQVFKEPRLDLEVVTRFLPAMMSVVVDDHTLNVEQKLPSEEKSSLSYPTTLPDAFNRYLQENRVACEMGLYYVLHIAKLRNKNTLQRLLPALLETYNDMAFGDIFLHLLTGHLTLLSDEFGSEDFCSVVFDGFLLTSFSSKENVHRHTLRMLLHLHHKVLPSYMETLMKTLEPPKQSCEPVKELYTQLTEKLDAQKKSPPPADETPSLDLGLHPVTAPTTASTPSTPL